A region of Neovison vison isolate M4711 chromosome 7, ASM_NN_V1, whole genome shotgun sequence DNA encodes the following proteins:
- the RNF225 gene encoding RING finger protein 225 has product MPCPRPPWLRRPRAPQGSGPSSPSSLSAPRSPGREEGQDDDGEEEEGDGSPGSGPILTAASPVECLICVSPFDGVFKLPKRLDCGHVFCLECLARLSLATAGGGDAVACPVCRAPTRLAPRRGLPALPTQSGLLPRDVRAPLPRQGSVRFDRRRGLLYLRPPPPPPPGPRKSRAARPPPLPPPLRLGRPLSRRLSLASPAWAFNAAVALAVLVAAGLVVSGVYIFFLIPHAASSGPVRPQLVALAPAPGFSWFPPRPPPGTPWTPLPVGPDLDTALPGAMEDVLEPEAGSEDKAEAEGRSDRPPDRVWGAEAGRGWAPRGPGGRRVWAPR; this is encoded by the coding sequence ATGCCCTGCCCTCGGCCGCCCTGGCTCCGCCGCCCCCGAGCCCCTCAGGGCTCAGGCCCCAGCTCCCCGAGCTCACTCTCTGCGCCCCGCTCACCCGGCAGGGAGGAGGGCCAAGACGACGAcggcgaggaggaggagggggacggCAGCCCCGGCTCCGGCCCCATCCTGACCGCCGCATCCCCTGTGGAGTGTCTCATTTGCGTGTCACCCTTCGACGGTGTCTTCAAGCTGCCCAAGCGCCTGGACTGCGGCCACGTCTTCTGCCTCGAGTGCCTGGCTCGCCTGTCCCTCGCCACAGCGGGGGGCGGCGACGCGGTGGCCTGTCCGGTGTGCCGCGCGCCCACGCGCCTAGCCCCGCGCCGAGGGCTGCCCGCGCTGCCCACACAATCGGGCCTGCTGCCCCGCGACGTGCGTGCGCCCCTGCCGCGCCAGGGCTCTGTGCGCTTCGACCGTCGCCGCGGCCTGCTGTACctgcgcccgccgccgccgccgccgcctgggCCGCGCAAGTCCCGAGCCGCGCGCCCGCCGCCGCTGCCACCGCCGCTGCGCCTTGGCCGCCCGCTGTCTCGCCGCCTGTCCCTGGCCAGCCCAGCCTGGGCCTTCAACGCCGCGGTGGCGCTGGCGGTGCTGGTGGCCGCCGGCCTCGTAGTCTCGGGCGTCTACATCTTCTTCCTCATCCCCCACGCCGCCTCCTCCGGCCCCGTGCGGCCCCAGCTCGTGGCGCTCGCCCCGGCGCCCGGGTTCTCCTGGTTCCCGCCGCGGCCCCCGCCGGGGACACCCTGGACGCCGCTCCCCGTGGGTCCTGACCTGGACACTGCCCTGCCAGGGGCTATGGAGGACGTGCTGGAGCCCGAGGCGGGCTCTGAGGACAAGGCGGAGGCCGAGGGGAGGTCGGACCGGCCCCCGGACCGCGTGTGGGGAGCAGAAGCCGGCCGGGGCTGGGCCCCGCGGGGACCGGGCGGGAGGAGGGTGTGGGCGCCGCGGTAA
- the RPS5 gene encoding 40S ribosomal protein S5, with protein sequence MTEWETAAPAVAETPDIKLFGKWSTDDVQINDISLQDYIAVKEKYAKYLPHSAGRYAAKRFRKAQCPIVERLTNSMMMHGRNNGKKLMTVRIVKHAFEIIHLLTGENPLQVLVNAIINSGPREDSTRIGRAGTVRRQAVDVSPLRRVNQAIWLLCTGAREAAFRNIKTIAECLADELINAAKGSSNSYAIKKKDELERVAKSNR encoded by the exons ATGACGGAGTGGGAGACGGCTGCACCTGCGGTGGCGGAGACCCCTGACATCAAGCTCTTTGGGAAGTGGAGCACCGATGACGTTCAGATCAATGACATCTCCTTGCAG gACTACATTGCGGTGAAGGAGAAGTATGCCAAGTACCTGCCCCACAGTGCGGGGCGCTATGCCGCCAAGCGCTTCCGCAAGGCGCAGTGCCCCATTGTGGAGCGTCTCACCAACTCGATGATGATGCATGGCCGCAACAATGGCAAGAAGCTCATGACTGTGCGCATTGTCAAGCATGCCTTCGAGATCATCCATCTGCTCACTGGTGAG AACCCGCTGCAGGTCCTGGTGAACGCAATTATTAACAGCGGTCCCCGGGAGGACTCAACCCGCATCGGGCGAGCCGGAACAGTGAGGCGTCAGGCTGTCGATGTGTCCCCCCTGCGCCGTGTGAATCAG GCCATCTGGCTGCTGTGCACAGGTGCACGTGAGGCTGCCTTCCGGAACATCAAGACCATTGCTGAGTGCCTAGCAGATGAGCTCATCAATGCAGCCAAG GGCTCTTCCAATTCGTATGCTATCAAGAAGAAGGACGAGCTGGAACGTGTGGCCAAGTCCAACCGTTGA